The nucleotide window TCAATTGTCTTTCATGAGTTTCAGGCTGCTCATACTGCACTTTTTTACTATGTTAATATTTCAATATGTTGCATTAGTATGTCTCCATGTGTTTATATGGATACAATTACGCAAGGGTAGTTGAGTAAGTCATCATTCTATTAAAATGCAGGAAGAGCAAGTAGCCGCTGTTCTATACGGGGAAGACATAGAAAAGTATGCAGACAACTTCACCCCGTTTTCCACTTACTTGCAAAAGTGAGAGTTCTTTTACCCTACAGAGTACCTATCAATCGTTTTGAATGGGTTATTAACAAATTTATTGTCATCGAAGAGGTGAAAGATGATAACATACAAGACCCACCGCTCCCACCTCCGACGAGGTTGAATACTGTACCCTTTGCATATTTGCACGAGCAACGGCGAAATACGGAATTTGGTAACCATTATTTTACGCGTAGTACCTTCTGACAATTAAAATTATTTGTATTCTTATATTCTGAGATCGTGTACATTGGTCTAAATTATAAGTCGCTTGCAATGTCCACTACACAGACATAATTGCCATTGTGGTGAACTGTGGCTCGATAAAGTATGCTGGCGCTAACAATAGCAAATGTCGTGAAATCACCGTAATGGATACCAAGTAAGTCTGCTGGCATTCTATTTACTTTATAACTTTCTTCCAAAAAAAATTGGCTACAAATATATAGCCAGATACTGTATGACGATGTCGTCTTATTTAGTTGATTACTTTTGTCAGATACCTTTAATTAAAAAGTTATAATGTCATGAGATTATAATCTCAACCATCTCCTCATCGGTGTCACCTTCTTCGACTAAAGCTAACAGGAAGAAATATCTCCAGACTCATCTATTGCACCTTCAGCTTGATCTATGCCATATGCGTTACTGCTTTGTTCAACAAATTTAATCTTTCTATAAACAGAACAACGCATAAGATCTCCAAAAAGAAATTGTATAGGATTTCAGACATAATCCAGCTTTCTCTTTGTCTTGACATTTTGAAGTACAACATTTTAGTGATCACCATAGTTTAGtacaaatttttattttgtatattggACTAGGTAAAATCCAGTACtactcacaagaaaagaaatgcAAAGAAGTCTGAAATGTGTCTAtcactattttttttaatgtGTCTGTTACTGCCTTTTTTAATGTAAACATTAACTACTACCATCTGATACATCGTAGTGAAGAAGACTTCATTAGTCAATGGGAGATCAAAACTCCTTATATTCTACTGTCCGTGTCATTTTTGTAGCTAAAACATGATTCATATATAATACGACTTAAGAAAGTTTGTTACTCATTTTAGAAGATTATCCATTGGAAAATATTTAAATGTGTCTCTTTGTCTTGACATTTTGAAGTACAACATTTTAGTGATCACGATTTAGTACAAATTTTTATTCTGTATATTGGCCTAGATAAAATCCAGTACTGCTCACGAGAAAAGAAATGCAAAGAAGTCTGAAATGTGtctatcattatttttttaatgTGTCCATTACTGCCTTTTTTAATGTAAACATTAACTACTACCATCTGATACATCATAGTGAAGAAAACTTCATTAGTCAATGGGAGATCAAAACTCCTTGTATTCTACAGTCTGTGTCATTTTTGTAGCTAAGACATGATTCATATATAATACGAATTAAGAAAGTTTGTTACTCATTTTAGAAGATTATCCGTTGGAAAATATTTAAATGTGTAGCTAACTCTAATATATTAGATAGACGTGTCTCATTTCTCCAAATGCTCTCCTATTTCCTCTTCTAGGTCAGTTACAATTTTTTGTAGAAATATTTTTGGTTGACAAAAAAACCTTAACAAAGAAACATAAAGTACAATATATTAACAtctgaaaaaatatttatataagcTCTTA belongs to Nicotiana tabacum cultivar K326 chromosome 6, ASM71507v2, whole genome shotgun sequence and includes:
- the LOC142181639 gene encoding uncharacterized protein LOC142181639, which produces MQTTSPRFPLTCKKVKDDNIQDPPLPPPTRLNTVPFAYLHEQRRNTEFDIIAIVVNCGSIKYAGANNSKCREITVMDTNMRPTILTLWEDFADADEASSLQRLLNIQ